The Cervus canadensis isolate Bull #8, Minnesota chromosome 9, ASM1932006v1, whole genome shotgun sequence genome contains a region encoding:
- the C9H13orf46 gene encoding uncharacterized protein C13orf46 homolog isoform X3, producing MSHLSESPLIWCGEDTGCHQGPDCQPSSVTTAPQVLRPCEESKDSLKALQTWLQEPREPRAGHDRWPSASAAAGRLGRPLGATSWVASAPAVMSQGPPSNRAGARGQLPVGRRHVLQLRATRERHPPLCCDQKAGRMDKDGMAAHRRHRPGPGAPPTGLGTAHLKAASEMAELQRSRSVGGLLQKGDPPSCIKKLCKELESEDQGKDVRSEAEDASCQASLEDKQDGAQDARGQAPEDAKVEEASTRREQPAGGEGADECTPEAKEQEPESIKLDDLLEKEKPSVFVDIDLGDRAEEVITCITKEEKQSQKDMGDVSEDESRTSWVCCIPYSTRKKVKESA from the exons ATGTCACATTTGAGCGAATCTCCCCTCATCTGGTGTGGGGAGGACACAGGGTGCCACCAGGGCCCAGACTGCCAGCCAAGTAGCGTCACCACCGCCCCCCAAGTCCTTCGTCCCTGCGAAGAGTCAAAGGATTCGCTGAAGGCTCTGCAGACGTGGCTCCAGGAGCCCCGGGAGCCACGTGCTGGCCACGACCGCTGGCCCTCTGCCTCTGCTGCGGCTGGGCGCCTGGGGAGGCCGCTTGGAGCCACATCCTGGGTGGCCTCTGCCCCTGCAGTGATGTCACAGGGGCCACCTAGCAACAGGGCCGGTGCCCGTGGGCAGCTCCCTGTGGGGCGACGCCATGTGCTCCAGCTGAGGGCCACTCGGGAGCGCCACCCCCCACTCTGCTGTGACCAGAAGGCGGGGAGGATGGACAAGGACGGCATGGCCGCCCACAGGAGGCACCGGCCCGGCCCCGGCGCCCCTCCCACGGGCCTGGGCACCGCACACCTCAAGGCGGCCAGCGAGATGGCCGAGTTGCAGCGGAGCCGGAGTGTGGGCGGCCTGCTCCAGAAGGGGGACCCGCCGAGCTGCATCAAGAAGCTGTGCAAGGAGCTAG AGTCCGAAGACCAGGGGAAGGACGTCAGGAGTGAAGCAGAAGATGCCAGCTG CCAGGCCAGCCTGGAGGACAAGCAGGACGGGGCCCAGGATGCCCGCGGGCAGGCGCCGGAGGACGCAAAGGTGGAGGAGGCCAGCACCCGCCGCGAGCAGCCGGCCGGAGGGGAGGGCGCAGACGAGTGCACCCCGGAGGCCAAG GAACAGGAGCCCGAGTCCATCAAGCTAGACGACCTTCTGGAGAAAGAG AAACCATCTGTGTTTGTGGACATTGACCTGGGAGACCGTGCCGAGGAG GTGATCACGTGCATCACGAAAGAAGAGAAGCAGTCCCAGAAGGACATGGGGGATGTGTCAGAGGACGA GTCCAGGACCAGCTGGGTGTGCTGCATCCCATACTCCACCAGGAAGAAGGTGAAGGAGAGCGCGTAG
- the C9H13orf46 gene encoding uncharacterized protein C13orf46 homolog isoform X1, translating to MSHLSESPLIWCGEDTGCHQGPDCQPSSVTTAPQVLRPCEESKDSLKALQTWLQEPREPRAGHDRWPSASAAAGRLGRPLGATSWVASAPAVMSQGPPSNRAGARGQLPVGRRHVLQLRATRERHPPLCCDQKAGRMDKDGMAAHRRHRPGPGAPPTGLGTAHLKAASEMAELQRSRSVGGLLQKGDPPSCIKKLCKELESEDQGKDVRSEAEDASCQASLEDKQDGAQDARGQAPEDAKVEEASTRREQPAGGEGADECTPEAKEQEPESIKLDDLLEKEKPSVFVDIDLGDRAEEVKRQSRESRATHREAASSGPTAVLGTCPSRVCWPLRRDRAWGLRAGLGTRGHPGLFLTPSRQPTRVSAPPATPGPGSTLEVPGGLKNLLWDCGPSQELEDLVSTCREGSHKSPCLSMTQFYHLQNGNLNTCSPALFCSTLRTLPGAQRAPVSGTIFPTTTIVPVSTIIKTTTPLTVSISISFTAPPPTPPSFQHHSL from the exons ATGTCACATTTGAGCGAATCTCCCCTCATCTGGTGTGGGGAGGACACAGGGTGCCACCAGGGCCCAGACTGCCAGCCAAGTAGCGTCACCACCGCCCCCCAAGTCCTTCGTCCCTGCGAAGAGTCAAAGGATTCGCTGAAGGCTCTGCAGACGTGGCTCCAGGAGCCCCGGGAGCCACGTGCTGGCCACGACCGCTGGCCCTCTGCCTCTGCTGCGGCTGGGCGCCTGGGGAGGCCGCTTGGAGCCACATCCTGGGTGGCCTCTGCCCCTGCAGTGATGTCACAGGGGCCACCTAGCAACAGGGCCGGTGCCCGTGGGCAGCTCCCTGTGGGGCGACGCCATGTGCTCCAGCTGAGGGCCACTCGGGAGCGCCACCCCCCACTCTGCTGTGACCAGAAGGCGGGGAGGATGGACAAGGACGGCATGGCCGCCCACAGGAGGCACCGGCCCGGCCCCGGCGCCCCTCCCACGGGCCTGGGCACCGCACACCTCAAGGCGGCCAGCGAGATGGCCGAGTTGCAGCGGAGCCGGAGTGTGGGCGGCCTGCTCCAGAAGGGGGACCCGCCGAGCTGCATCAAGAAGCTGTGCAAGGAGCTAG AGTCCGAAGACCAGGGGAAGGACGTCAGGAGTGAAGCAGAAGATGCCAGCTG CCAGGCCAGCCTGGAGGACAAGCAGGACGGGGCCCAGGATGCCCGCGGGCAGGCGCCGGAGGACGCAAAGGTGGAGGAGGCCAGCACCCGCCGCGAGCAGCCGGCCGGAGGGGAGGGCGCAGACGAGTGCACCCCGGAGGCCAAG GAACAGGAGCCCGAGTCCATCAAGCTAGACGACCTTCTGGAGAAAGAG AAACCATCTGTGTTTGTGGACATTGACCTGGGAGACCGTGCCGAGGAGGTAAAGCGCCAGAGCCGAGAAAGCCGGGCCACCCACAGGGAGGCAGCAAGCTCGGGGCCCACAGCGGTCCTGGGAACGTGCCCTAGCAGGGTGTGCTGGCCGCTGAGGAGAGACAGGGCCTGGGGTTTGAGGGCTGGCCTGGGGACCAGAGGGCACCCGGGCCTCTTTCTCACTCCCTCACGCCAACCCACACGCGTTTCTGCGCCACCAGCAACACCAGGGCCTGGGTCAACACTCGAGGTGCCCGGGGGCCTCAAGAACCTCTTGTGGGATTGTGGTCCAAGCCAAGAGCTGGAAGATTTAGTCTCCACATGCAGGGAAGGCTCACACAAGTCACCATGCCTTTCCATgactcagttttatcatctgcaaaatgggaatctTAATACTTGCAGCCCAGCATTGTTCTGTAGCACCCTCAGAACACTGCCTGGTGCCCAGAGAGCCCCTGTATCAGGTACTatcttccccaccaccaccatcgtcCCTGTCTCCACCATCATCAAGACTACCACCCCACTCACTGTCTCCATCAGCATCAGCTTCACTGCACCACCTCCAACACCACCATCATTTCAGCACCACTCTCTGTAA
- the C9H13orf46 gene encoding uncharacterized protein C13orf46 homolog isoform X2 has protein sequence MSHLSESPLIWCGEDTGCHQGPDCQPSSVTTAPQVLRPCEESKDSLKALQTWLQEPREPRAGHDRWPSASAAAGRLGRPLGATSWVASAPAVMSQGPPSNRAGARGQLPVGRRHVLQLRATRERHPPLCCDQKAGRMDKDGMAAHRRHRPGPGAPPTGLGTAHLKAASEMAELQRSRSVGGLLQKGDPPSCIKKLCKELESEDQGKDVRSEAEDASCQASLEDKQDGAQDARGQAPEDAKVEEASTRREQPAGGEGADECTPEAKKPSVFVDIDLGDRAEEVKRQSRESRATHREAASSGPTAVLGTCPSRVCWPLRRDRAWGLRAGLGTRGHPGLFLTPSRQPTRVSAPPATPGPGSTLEVPGGLKNLLWDCGPSQELEDLVSTCREGSHKSPCLSMTQFYHLQNGNLNTCSPALFCSTLRTLPGAQRAPVSGTIFPTTTIVPVSTIIKTTTPLTVSISISFTAPPPTPPSFQHHSL, from the exons ATGTCACATTTGAGCGAATCTCCCCTCATCTGGTGTGGGGAGGACACAGGGTGCCACCAGGGCCCAGACTGCCAGCCAAGTAGCGTCACCACCGCCCCCCAAGTCCTTCGTCCCTGCGAAGAGTCAAAGGATTCGCTGAAGGCTCTGCAGACGTGGCTCCAGGAGCCCCGGGAGCCACGTGCTGGCCACGACCGCTGGCCCTCTGCCTCTGCTGCGGCTGGGCGCCTGGGGAGGCCGCTTGGAGCCACATCCTGGGTGGCCTCTGCCCCTGCAGTGATGTCACAGGGGCCACCTAGCAACAGGGCCGGTGCCCGTGGGCAGCTCCCTGTGGGGCGACGCCATGTGCTCCAGCTGAGGGCCACTCGGGAGCGCCACCCCCCACTCTGCTGTGACCAGAAGGCGGGGAGGATGGACAAGGACGGCATGGCCGCCCACAGGAGGCACCGGCCCGGCCCCGGCGCCCCTCCCACGGGCCTGGGCACCGCACACCTCAAGGCGGCCAGCGAGATGGCCGAGTTGCAGCGGAGCCGGAGTGTGGGCGGCCTGCTCCAGAAGGGGGACCCGCCGAGCTGCATCAAGAAGCTGTGCAAGGAGCTAG AGTCCGAAGACCAGGGGAAGGACGTCAGGAGTGAAGCAGAAGATGCCAGCTG CCAGGCCAGCCTGGAGGACAAGCAGGACGGGGCCCAGGATGCCCGCGGGCAGGCGCCGGAGGACGCAAAGGTGGAGGAGGCCAGCACCCGCCGCGAGCAGCCGGCCGGAGGGGAGGGCGCAGACGAGTGCACCCCGGAGGCCAAG AAACCATCTGTGTTTGTGGACATTGACCTGGGAGACCGTGCCGAGGAGGTAAAGCGCCAGAGCCGAGAAAGCCGGGCCACCCACAGGGAGGCAGCAAGCTCGGGGCCCACAGCGGTCCTGGGAACGTGCCCTAGCAGGGTGTGCTGGCCGCTGAGGAGAGACAGGGCCTGGGGTTTGAGGGCTGGCCTGGGGACCAGAGGGCACCCGGGCCTCTTTCTCACTCCCTCACGCCAACCCACACGCGTTTCTGCGCCACCAGCAACACCAGGGCCTGGGTCAACACTCGAGGTGCCCGGGGGCCTCAAGAACCTCTTGTGGGATTGTGGTCCAAGCCAAGAGCTGGAAGATTTAGTCTCCACATGCAGGGAAGGCTCACACAAGTCACCATGCCTTTCCATgactcagttttatcatctgcaaaatgggaatctTAATACTTGCAGCCCAGCATTGTTCTGTAGCACCCTCAGAACACTGCCTGGTGCCCAGAGAGCCCCTGTATCAGGTACTatcttccccaccaccaccatcgtcCCTGTCTCCACCATCATCAAGACTACCACCCCACTCACTGTCTCCATCAGCATCAGCTTCACTGCACCACCTCCAACACCACCATCATTTCAGCACCACTCTCTGTAA
- the C9H13orf46 gene encoding uncharacterized protein C13orf46 homolog isoform X4: MAARGALPGVLPRALLKVGSLLDCASCRTRAQESEDQGKDVRSEAEDASCQASLEDKQDGAQDARGQAPEDAKVEEASTRREQPAGGEGADECTPEAKEQEPESIKLDDLLEKEKPSVFVDIDLGDRAEEVKRQSRESRATHREAASSGPTAVLGTCPSRVCWPLRRDRAWGLRAGLGTRGHPGLFLTPSRQPTRVSAPPATPGPGSTLEVPGGLKNLLWDCGPSQELEDLVSTCREGSHKSPCLSMTQFYHLQNGNLNTCSPALFCSTLRTLPGAQRAPVSGTIFPTTTIVPVSTIIKTTTPLTVSISISFTAPPPTPPSFQHHSL, translated from the exons ATGGCCGCCAGAGGCGCCCTGCCGGGCGTCCTGCCCAGAGCGCTCCTTAAAGTTGGGAGCCTCCTAGACTGTGCCAGCTGCAGGACCAGGGCCCAGG AGTCCGAAGACCAGGGGAAGGACGTCAGGAGTGAAGCAGAAGATGCCAGCTG CCAGGCCAGCCTGGAGGACAAGCAGGACGGGGCCCAGGATGCCCGCGGGCAGGCGCCGGAGGACGCAAAGGTGGAGGAGGCCAGCACCCGCCGCGAGCAGCCGGCCGGAGGGGAGGGCGCAGACGAGTGCACCCCGGAGGCCAAG GAACAGGAGCCCGAGTCCATCAAGCTAGACGACCTTCTGGAGAAAGAG AAACCATCTGTGTTTGTGGACATTGACCTGGGAGACCGTGCCGAGGAGGTAAAGCGCCAGAGCCGAGAAAGCCGGGCCACCCACAGGGAGGCAGCAAGCTCGGGGCCCACAGCGGTCCTGGGAACGTGCCCTAGCAGGGTGTGCTGGCCGCTGAGGAGAGACAGGGCCTGGGGTTTGAGGGCTGGCCTGGGGACCAGAGGGCACCCGGGCCTCTTTCTCACTCCCTCACGCCAACCCACACGCGTTTCTGCGCCACCAGCAACACCAGGGCCTGGGTCAACACTCGAGGTGCCCGGGGGCCTCAAGAACCTCTTGTGGGATTGTGGTCCAAGCCAAGAGCTGGAAGATTTAGTCTCCACATGCAGGGAAGGCTCACACAAGTCACCATGCCTTTCCATgactcagttttatcatctgcaaaatgggaatctTAATACTTGCAGCCCAGCATTGTTCTGTAGCACCCTCAGAACACTGCCTGGTGCCCAGAGAGCCCCTGTATCAGGTACTatcttccccaccaccaccatcgtcCCTGTCTCCACCATCATCAAGACTACCACCCCACTCACTGTCTCCATCAGCATCAGCTTCACTGCACCACCTCCAACACCACCATCATTTCAGCACCACTCTCTGTAA